The genomic stretch tAGAAAAGTAAATGAAAGATAACGCCCCGACGCTCACTTTTTCTGCGCACGATGAAATGCTCCACTATCAGTCGAAGGTCAACATACTCTGGCAGGACCGTTTTTCTTTGAAGCTGTCAAAGCGTTGGGCCAAAGCTTTCACATCGCTGGTTTTTACTTGGGTCAATTACATTTCTTCTGCCGACACTGTTCGTTATTGAACACAGCCAAATAGCGCTTCCTCTGCTTGGATTAGTGGACTCATCTTTGAATTAAATACGAGGAGAGGGTGATTCCTTTGTTCGTTATCATCTCATAATCGTAGAGAAGTGATATTTACTACCAGTTCGATTGAGCTAATTGCAACGCGCATTGAAAATTTCAGTGTGTGCGGATACAGAAAAGGGTCAAAATAACGCAACCACACTCATTTAAAAGCCGAGGCTACTACTATCAACGTGGTGGTAGCCGAGGGAGCTCGAACAACACCACTATTCAGCCTTTGAACCCGAATTCAGCTATTTCTTCCTCGAAGAAGCAAGATTCACTCGGCTATAAACTGGCCAAGTGGACTAGAAAGGTTTCAGGAATCTCCTGTGGTGCTTCGTTGGCCGCTCAACCCTCGATGGACGAAGTCCCGGAGCACCGGCAAAGCGGCGACATTGACGAACGCGCTTCCCTGCCAGTTCATTCTGCCGTGTCTACCAAGGCCCGCGTTGACAACCTTATGCAGGAGAAAGGACATCGGAAACTTCGGCCATCCTTTAAGAAGATTGACGACTACGAGCAGGATCACCATACGTTTGCGACCGCTCCAACGGCTTCGGCTACCTGCAGCTATTCCACCGATCAAGGCGATGCCAACTCGGTCGTTTCGGAGATCGGGATGGAAGTGGTTATGAATGCACACATTGACAGTCGTGATGATATTACTTcgacgacaatggaggaCACGGTGACCTTTGCGCAGCCCTATCGCTCGCATTCGTTCCCTGCTGGTAAACACACTTTTACGGTAGACCAGCGTTACAGCCTCATACGAACAGTTGGCTCGGGTGCGTATGGTGTGGTAATCTCCGCCAAAGATGCCGTTACTGATGTAGACGTTGCCATCAAAATGGTACCCAAGGCATTTTCCGACGAGATCGATGCTAAGCGGATTTTAAGAGAGATAAAACTGCTCAAGCATTTTCGACACGAAAACATTGTTCGAATTGTTGACATGATGCCACCCTCTGTTCCGTACCTGGAAGACTTTTCCAACGTTTACATTGTTGCTGATCTAATGGAAACAGACCTGCATCGGATCATATATTCCAAACAAAAGCTTTCCATCGACCATGTACAGTATTTTATTTACCAGGTTTTACGCGGTCTCAAGTACATTCATTCTTGCAAAGTCCTACACCGCGATCTCAAGCCATCCAACCTTTTGGTCAACTCAAACTGTGACCTTAAAATCTGCGACTTTGGACTTGCTCGCGGCATTCACGATCCAGAGGAAGGTCGGGGTGGTACAATGATGTTGACAGAATATGTCGTAACGAGATGGTACCGGGCTCCCGAGATCATGCTTGCTTGTCACGAGTACTCATACCCAATCGATGTTTGGAGCG from Phaeodactylum tricornutum CCAP 1055/1 chromosome 12, whole genome shotgun sequence encodes the following:
- the hCDK1 gene encoding predicted protein (hypothetical cyclin dependent kinase 1) → MEDTVTFAQPYRSHSFPAGKHTFTVDQRYSLIRTVGSGAYGVVISAKDAVTDVDVAIKMVPKAFSDEIDAKRILREIKLLKHFRHENIVRIVDMMPPSVPYLEDFSNVYIVADLMETDLHRIIYSKQKLSIDHVQYFIYQVLRGLKYIHSCKVLHRDLKPSNLLVNSNCDLKICDFGLARGIHDPEEGRGGTMMLTEYVVTRWYRAPEIMLACHEYSYPIDVWSVGCIFAELILRKPFFPGDDYIDQLTIIARKLGKLPDSDLDFVTSDKAKRFMRKLPSTTPVSLSEQFPGTSPEPLDAMHKMMDIHPRRRSTVEQALKHTFFEPLHNPEDEPVSSRPFDFSFEKEKLRRIRLQELIWEEVGDFRPSSLPVAPRRNADP